Genomic DNA from Pseudomonas helmanticensis:
CATCCAGGCGCAAGTGCCACCGCCGGGCACCACCGACGGTGCCACGACGCTGGTTGCCGAAGCCAGCCGCAAGCCCTTCACCAGCACGCTGAGCACCACCGAAGACAACCGCAACGGCACGCAAGCCTTGCTCGGTGTCAGCAGCAATTCGCAGACGTCGATGGGCGAACAGTTGTCCCTCAGCGGACTGTTTCCGCCGGGCGACGACAAAGAACATTACTACCGCCTCGACTACAACCAGTTCCTCAACGACGAAGGCGCGCAGCTGGCGCTCTCGGCTTCGCGTTATCGCGCCGATCCCGGCACCAATGTGCTGCTCGACAATGGCCTGGAGCTCAAACCGCATCGCGAGAATGACCGCTATTCGATCGGTTTCACCCTGCCACTGATTGCCGCCTCCAACGAACTGCTCACCGCCGGTTCGCGGCTGTATGCGGTCAACGACAAGACCCGTTACAACGTCATCGGCTATCCGCTGAGTGTTGAAGAACGCACCGACATTCGCGCCCTCGCCTTCGAGAGCGACTGGCGCAAGGCCGATGCCCGGCAACTGCGGATTTTGAGTGGCGGCGTGTATCAGGGCCTGGACAGCATGGGCGCGAAAACCAACAACAGCGCCATCGATCTGGACTTCTTCCGCGTGCGCCTGTCCGGGGTGCAGAGCGACAAGTTCTTCGACAACTGGCAGGGCGTGCTGTCGGCCGCACTGTACTGGAGCGACGACACCTTGCCCGACAGCGAGCGTGCAGTATTCGGCGGGCAGAATTTCGGTCGTGGTTACCCCGACGATCAAGCGTCCGGCGACAAGGGTTGGGGCGTGGCCTACGAGATCAACTACAGCTTCAACCGCGACGGCAATTGGCTGCGCATCCTGCAGCCGTATTTTGTGCTGGACCGCTCGCGCAGCTGGTTCAACGAACTGCCGGTACAAGCCAACAGCCTGTCATCGGCAGCCATCGGCCTGCGCTTTGGCGATGCCAAGTATTACAACATCGCCCTGGAAGCGGCGAAGGCCATGTCGGATGAAGCACTCGATACCTTCAACCGCCGGCCGCGTTACAGCATCAGCTTCAGCTACCAACTCTAATCCCCGTAGGAGCTGCCGCAGGCTGCGATCTTTTGATGTTGTTTTTTAAAAAGCCAGATCAAAAGATCGCAGCCTGCGGCAGCTGCTACAGGGTGGCTCAGGATTGTGGGTCAATCCGGTCCAGCGCGCGGCTCACCGCCAGTTCGGCCAGCATCACGATTTGCTGGATCGCCTGCGCCGTGTTGCGCTGCGGGCGGCTGAGCTGGTCGGCAAAATCACTGGCCATGACGTTGGCCGAGGCCAGCGATTCGCAGGCATGGGCAAGCAGGCTTTCGGTGTCGATGTTTGGCTGGACGAGAAACATCGTGCTCGGCTGGTAGGGTTTTGCAGGGGTGGGGCAAAGGTAGAAGTCGAGGGCGCGTTTGATCGCTTCGCGGTTTTTGACTTGATCGTCGATGCGGATGGCGTCTTCGAGGGGGGTGGTGAAATCTTGGGGCGGGTCGGGAATCAGCTTGTCCATGGAAAACTCCTACTTGGCTGTGGAAGCCAACTCTTGTCGTTTCCACACGACAAAAGGTGGCAGCTATGCGCAGGGTGGAAATACCGATAAGTAGGCAACCGGCCAGACCGAAGTCTGCCCACGCACAGCCGCCGCGACACAGTTTGCAGACGAAAGAAGTCGCCGACAACGATTACGGTGGTGGTGCAATGCATCTACTTGAATTTCAGGTTTCCACACCTGGCCGCTGCAATGGCAGCGACGACCCAAGCCTTGAGAGCGCACGTCTGACGGACAACCTGAAAACCTTGTGGGAAGGTTCTTCAAAATTGAAACAACTTTAAACATCAACATGATTCGGTGGCAGGAAGGGCGGCTCCCACATTGACCGCGACCAATGTAGGAGCTGCCGAAGGCTACGATCTTTTGACGTTGTTTTTTAAAAAGCCAAATCAAAAGATCGCAGCCTGCGGCAGCTCCTACAGGGGGTTAAGTTTCAGGTTTCAGGGTTACGGGCTGCCACCGGAACCGCTGTCGACCTTGCCGCCCTGCTCCTGATCGAAGAACGCCGGGATGTCATGTTGATAACTTTTCAGCCAGCGCTGCATGGCCAGTTCGCGTTCGGTCGGGGTCACGGTTTGCGGTTTCGGCGAGGCGACTTTGTTGCGGCCTTGCAGTTGCAGCCAGCCTTCGGTCTCCTGTTGCTGGGCCGAGGCGGGGCCGGCGTCGATGGCGTGACTGGTCAGCGGCAAGGTCAGCAGGCCCAGGCAGACAAGGATGGCTTTCATCATCGCGCTCCTTACTTGAGCATCGCCGTGACGGCGACGGTGGATCGGTTCGGCAGTTTGAGTTTTTCCGCGCGGCTTTGCGCTTCGCTGAATTGCGCGGGGCTCAAACCGAGGCGGCTGACCAGTTCAGCGGCACGGTTCCAGTCGTCCTGATAGAGCAGCAAGGTCACCAGATTCAGTGCCGCCAATTGATCGCTCTGCTTGAGTTCCATGGCGGTAAGAAACTCGAAACGCGCGTCGTCGATGCGCAATTGATTGAGGTACACCACGCCGAGGTCATTACGGATTTTTTCGTCGGTGGGCGCCAGACGCGCGGCGCGTTGCAGATGCGCCTGCGCCTGGCCGTAGTCGGATTTGGCCGCAGCGAGTTGTCCCAGACCGTGCTCGGCTTCGGCCGCCAGACACGAACCGAGCAGGCTGCGATACAACGGCTCGGCCTCGCTGCGCCCGAGCAGTCGATAAACCTTGGCCTTGCGCAAGCGCACGTCGGCGATGTTGTCCGGCAAGCTTTGCAGATTGGCGAGGCTGGCGTGCAGCTTGCCATCGTTGGCCATGTCATCGGCGAGGTTCAGCGACAGTTGCTGATCGGAACTCAACTTGGCGCAACTGGCCGAACCGGTCAGCGCCTCCCAAGGCATTTGCCCGGTGTTGGCACAGCCGCCAAGCAGCAGCAAACAGGCACCTGCAATCATTGCTTTCATCACGATCCCTCTAGGCTCCCAACGCTTTCGCCAGGGCGGTGAAACCCGGGCCGGCCAGGACAATCAATAACGCCGGGAAGAGAAACAGCATCATCACGACGGACATTTTCGCGGACATCTTGGAGATGTATTCCTGCAGACGCGTCAGGCGCCGGTCATCCAGTAATTGCTTGAGCGCCAGCAACGACTTCATCGCGCCGCCACCCTGATACAGCAACTGCTGGAGTATCACGCAGGTGTCGGTGAACTCATCGACCGCCAGTAACTGCGTGGCTTTGTTCAACTCTTCGCCCAGTTCGAGGCCGGAGTCGACACGGCTCAACACCAGGCGCAATTCATACGTCAGCACCGGCAACAACGCCTGACCTTCATGGCTGAGCACGCGCAACGCCTGCTCCACGGCCATGCCGGATTCGAAGAGAATGCGCAACAGTGGAATGAACGTGCCGATCTCGCTGGCCAGTTGTTTTTGCCGACGCGCGACGGCGATCACCAACAGGCGCTTGGGCAACAGATAGCCGACGCCAAGCGCGAACAACGGCGCGATCCACTGTTTTTCCACCGCCGGGAAAAACACCGATTGCAGCAACACCGTCAGCGCCAGCAACAGCAGTGGCGAGCCGATCTGGCAAGCCGCGAACAGTGAACGCTGACGCGCACTGCGCCAGCCAACTCGGTTAAGCAGCGACTGGGTTTCGTTGTCGAGTTTGACGCTGCGCTGGCCGACCTTGCTGTCGCCGAGCACTTGCAGAAGGTTGCCAAACCGGTTCTGGCGCAGCAGATCACCTTCCAGACGACGGCTGATCTGCCGGGCGCGGCGGCGCTGTTCCAGCAGGCCGGTGAGGAGTAAGGCGGCGGCGCCGAGCAGAAGCAGCGCGCTGATCATCAAGGGTGTGGTCATAGGCTGCGCAACATCCGCCAGAGCAACAGACTGCCGATCACCTGCATGCCGAAGGCCGTGGCCAGCATTCGTTGCCCCGAAGGGTCGTGCCACATGGCGACCAGATAAATCGGATTGGCCATCAGAAAATAACCGGCCATGACAATCGGCAGCAAACCCAGCACCCAAGCAGTGAGGCGGGTTTCGCCGGTCATCGCGCGCAACTGGCGCGAGGCCTGATCGCGCTCGCGGATCATCTTGATGAGGTTTTCCAGCAGTTCGCTGGCGTTGCCGCCGTAACGGTGATTGACCTTGAGGCCGAGGGCGAACAAACGGAATTCATCACGCTCGTACAGCTCCGCCAAGTCCGACACCGCGTCCGGCAGGCTCACGCCCAACTGCACGTTGCGCTGGACCCGGCCCATGGCGTTTTTCAGCGGGTCTTCGCTGGCTTCGATGCCGCCCAGCACGGCATCGGCGAGGGTGCGCCCGGACTTCAAACTGCGCACGGTGTGGTCGAGCAATTGCGGCAGTTGTTCGATCATCCGCCGCAAGCGCCGTTGGTAACGCCAGCTGACAAACAGGCGCACGGCCAGCGGCGGCAGCACGATCAACACCAGCAAACCGAGCACACCGGCAAGGGCAAAACCGATCAGCATGGCGAATGCCCACAACAGCAACCACAGGCCTAGGCGATCCGTCGGCCGACCGAGACCTGCACGCAAAAAAGCGCGCTCCAGTCCCGCCCAACGTGGCGCGTCTGCTGTC
This window encodes:
- a CDS encoding ShlB/FhaC/HecB family hemolysin secretion/activation protein, whose amino-acid sequence is MRVMASLLFLSLSSAALADTLPSFLNSNETIRNLPVPNLPADAYRPSAAPVQVPDAGATTAQPLLMQTKVNLKTVQIEGGTIYPLTELAEIYKPLIGHQTSLADLIEATRSITRRYQQDGYLLSYAFLPQQNFDDGVARVVLVEGYVRDIQMQGDVGRVKGLLDKLAAKIQAERPLTRKTFERYTTLMTRIPGVTIQAQVPPPGTTDGATTLVAEASRKPFTSTLSTTEDNRNGTQALLGVSSNSQTSMGEQLSLSGLFPPGDDKEHYYRLDYNQFLNDEGAQLALSASRYRADPGTNVLLDNGLELKPHRENDRYSIGFTLPLIAASNELLTAGSRLYAVNDKTRYNVIGYPLSVEERTDIRALAFESDWRKADARQLRILSGGVYQGLDSMGAKTNNSAIDLDFFRVRLSGVQSDKFFDNWQGVLSAALYWSDDTLPDSERAVFGGQNFGRGYPDDQASGDKGWGVAYEINYSFNRDGNWLRILQPYFVLDRSRSWFNELPVQANSLSSAAIGLRFGDAKYYNIALEAAKAMSDEALDTFNRRPRYSISFSYQL
- a CDS encoding DUF6124 family protein, whose product is MDKLIPDPPQDFTTPLEDAIRIDDQVKNREAIKRALDFYLCPTPAKPYQPSTMFLVQPNIDTESLLAHACESLASANVMASDFADQLSRPQRNTAQAIQQIVMLAELAVSRALDRIDPQS
- a CDS encoding DUF3613 domain-containing protein → MKAILVCLGLLTLPLTSHAIDAGPASAQQQETEGWLQLQGRNKVASPKPQTVTPTERELAMQRWLKSYQHDIPAFFDQEQGGKVDSGSGGSP
- a CDS encoding tetratricopeptide repeat protein codes for the protein MKAMIAGACLLLLGGCANTGQMPWEALTGSASCAKLSSDQQLSLNLADDMANDGKLHASLANLQSLPDNIADVRLRKAKVYRLLGRSEAEPLYRSLLGSCLAAEAEHGLGQLAAAKSDYGQAQAHLQRAARLAPTDEKIRNDLGVVYLNQLRIDDARFEFLTAMELKQSDQLAALNLVTLLLYQDDWNRAAELVSRLGLSPAQFSEAQSRAEKLKLPNRSTVAVTAMLK
- a CDS encoding type II secretion system F family protein, with protein sequence MTTPLMISALLLLGAAALLLTGLLEQRRRARQISRRLEGDLLRQNRFGNLLQVLGDSKVGQRSVKLDNETQSLLNRVGWRSARQRSLFAACQIGSPLLLLALTVLLQSVFFPAVEKQWIAPLFALGVGYLLPKRLLVIAVARRQKQLASEIGTFIPLLRILFESGMAVEQALRVLSHEGQALLPVLTYELRLVLSRVDSGLELGEELNKATQLLAVDEFTDTCVILQQLLYQGGGAMKSLLALKQLLDDRRLTRLQEYISKMSAKMSVVMMLFLFPALLIVLAGPGFTALAKALGA
- a CDS encoding type II secretion system F family protein, which gives rise to MLKPLLLIVICLGLLGLSLRLFYNGWRQGGTERVLDRLNQGLPQLTADAPRWAGLERAFLRAGLGRPTDRLGLWLLLWAFAMLIGFALAGVLGLLVLIVLPPLAVRLFVSWRYQRRLRRMIEQLPQLLDHTVRSLKSGRTLADAVLGGIEASEDPLKNAMGRVQRNVQLGVSLPDAVSDLAELYERDEFRLFALGLKVNHRYGGNASELLENLIKMIRERDQASRQLRAMTGETRLTAWVLGLLPIVMAGYFLMANPIYLVAMWHDPSGQRMLATAFGMQVIGSLLLWRMLRSL